The following are encoded in a window of Salinibacter ruber DSM 13855 genomic DNA:
- a CDS encoding sodium-dependent transporter: protein MSTTSTDREQWSSQIGFVLAAAGSAIGLGNIWRFPYLAGEGGGGAFVLIYLLCILFIGMPYLFGELSLGRNSQKNPVGAIKSITGGGSAWIVVGGFCVLAGFVILSYYSVVAGWAVGYAVKDVLAPTMGFEAFAASPWLNVGLVAFFLLLTLLVVVGGVEKGIERWAKILLPVLFVLILLVIVRAVTLDGAAEGLRFYLVPDFSEITFDLVIAALGQAFFTLSLGMGAMITYGSYLPKREDIAMSGGYVVLFNTMIALMAGFMIFPALFAMGADPATGPALVFVVLPEVFAQMPLGGIVEFLFFLLLSIAALTSSISLLEVVVSYFVDEKNWSRRKSVLIIGVITFLMALPSALSFGAVGAFSDLSYLFGEGGLFGQNNVLGVLDYLIGSAGLAVGAFFLSVFIGWVWGADRAADELRQGSSTLADGFLGVWIFGMRYIIPVVVFGIVMGYLTGTL from the coding sequence ATGAGCACGACCTCGACCGACCGAGAGCAGTGGTCGTCCCAGATCGGTTTTGTTCTCGCCGCCGCCGGGTCCGCCATCGGGCTGGGCAACATCTGGCGCTTTCCCTACCTCGCCGGAGAGGGCGGGGGCGGGGCCTTTGTCCTCATCTATTTGCTGTGCATCCTCTTCATCGGGATGCCCTACCTGTTCGGCGAGCTGTCGCTGGGGCGCAACAGCCAAAAGAACCCGGTCGGCGCCATCAAGTCCATCACCGGCGGCGGCTCCGCCTGGATCGTGGTGGGGGGCTTCTGCGTGCTCGCCGGGTTCGTGATTCTGAGCTACTACAGCGTGGTGGCCGGCTGGGCCGTGGGGTACGCAGTAAAAGACGTCCTCGCCCCCACCATGGGCTTCGAGGCGTTTGCGGCGTCCCCGTGGCTGAACGTCGGGCTGGTGGCCTTCTTTCTGCTGCTCACGCTTCTGGTGGTGGTGGGCGGGGTGGAGAAGGGCATCGAACGGTGGGCCAAGATCCTGCTCCCCGTTCTGTTCGTGCTGATTCTCCTCGTCATCGTCCGGGCCGTCACGCTCGACGGGGCCGCGGAGGGACTGCGCTTCTACCTCGTGCCCGACTTCTCAGAGATCACCTTCGACCTCGTCATCGCTGCCCTCGGGCAGGCCTTCTTTACCCTCAGCCTCGGCATGGGGGCCATGATCACCTACGGTTCGTACCTGCCCAAGCGCGAAGACATCGCCATGTCGGGCGGCTATGTGGTCCTGTTCAACACGATGATTGCCCTCATGGCCGGGTTCATGATCTTCCCTGCCCTGTTCGCGATGGGCGCCGATCCGGCCACCGGGCCCGCGCTCGTGTTCGTGGTCCTGCCCGAGGTGTTTGCCCAGATGCCCCTCGGGGGCATCGTCGAGTTCCTGTTCTTCCTCCTCCTGTCGATTGCGGCGCTCACCTCCAGCATCTCTCTGCTGGAGGTCGTGGTGTCCTACTTCGTCGACGAGAAGAACTGGTCCCGCCGCAAGTCGGTGCTCATTATCGGGGTCATCACGTTCCTCATGGCCCTTCCCTCCGCCCTCTCCTTCGGCGCGGTCGGGGCGTTCAGCGACCTGAGCTATCTCTTCGGCGAGGGCGGCCTGTTCGGCCAGAACAACGTGCTCGGCGTCCTCGATTATCTTATTGGAAGCGCTGGGCTGGCGGTCGGGGCGTTCTTTCTGAGCGTCTTCATCGGGTGGGTATGGGGCGCCGACCGGGCGGCCGACGAGCTCCGTCAGGGCAGCTCGACCCTGGCCGACGGCTTTCTGGGCGTCTGGATCTTCGGCATGCGGTACATCATTCCGGTTGTCGTCTTCGGCATCGTGATGGGCTACCTGACCGGCACGCTGTAA
- a CDS encoding sodium-dependent transporter — translation MAFPSPEREQWSSRLGFVLAAAGSAIGLGNIWRFPFKAGDNGGGAFVLIYLACLLLLCVPYLFAELALGRNSKRNPVGAIRAIRGHSLWSLVGGLCVVTGLAIFSYYAVVAGWAVGYVFRDLTAAGASGAAFAQFIADPLWVVPLFGGFLVATAGVVAQGVRRGIERWAKILMPVLFVLLCLIAFRAVTLPGAGAGLEFYLTPDFSQVSGLMVVEALGQAFFSLSLGMGTMITYGSYLPDDENLVVAGGYVAVFDTLIALMAGLMIFPAVFAMGQNPAEGPSLVFVVLPDVFGAMPLGSFVGTLFFLFLAIAAFTSGISLLEVFVSYLVDETAWSRRTAAWGAGGVAFVIGLPSALSQGAVPALSDLSWLVGDRLLGPAPGVLDVVDFLWGSVALVLSAALLSVFVGWVWDADDALDELRTGDGHAMGRWVGPVWRAAIKYAFPATILTVLVVDLLYGVL, via the coding sequence ATGGCATTTCCTTCTCCGGAACGGGAGCAGTGGAGCTCTCGGCTCGGCTTCGTCCTCGCCGCGGCGGGGTCGGCCATCGGCCTGGGCAACATCTGGCGGTTTCCCTTCAAGGCCGGCGACAATGGGGGCGGCGCCTTCGTGCTGATCTACCTCGCCTGCCTCCTGTTGCTCTGCGTTCCGTATCTCTTTGCGGAGCTGGCCCTCGGGCGCAACAGCAAACGGAATCCGGTCGGGGCCATCCGGGCCATTCGGGGGCACTCGCTGTGGTCGCTCGTCGGGGGGCTCTGCGTGGTGACGGGGCTCGCGATTTTCAGCTACTACGCGGTGGTGGCCGGCTGGGCCGTGGGGTACGTATTTCGGGACCTCACTGCCGCGGGGGCGTCGGGCGCCGCCTTTGCCCAATTCATCGCCGATCCGCTGTGGGTCGTTCCGCTGTTTGGCGGCTTTCTTGTCGCCACGGCCGGGGTGGTCGCCCAGGGGGTGCGTCGGGGCATCGAGCGGTGGGCAAAAATTTTGATGCCGGTGCTGTTCGTCCTCCTCTGCCTCATCGCCTTTCGGGCCGTCACCCTGCCCGGTGCGGGTGCCGGGCTCGAATTTTACCTGACGCCCGATTTTTCGCAGGTATCGGGCCTGATGGTCGTCGAGGCGCTCGGCCAGGCCTTCTTTTCCCTGAGCCTCGGCATGGGGACGATGATCACGTACGGCTCGTACCTGCCCGACGACGAGAACCTGGTCGTTGCCGGCGGCTACGTTGCGGTCTTCGACACCCTCATTGCCCTCATGGCGGGCCTGATGATCTTCCCCGCCGTGTTCGCGATGGGCCAGAACCCGGCGGAGGGCCCCTCGCTCGTGTTCGTGGTTCTGCCCGATGTGTTCGGGGCAATGCCGCTCGGGTCGTTCGTCGGGACGCTGTTTTTCCTCTTTCTCGCCATCGCCGCCTTTACGTCGGGCATTTCGCTGCTGGAGGTGTTCGTCTCGTACCTCGTTGACGAAACGGCCTGGTCCCGCCGCACAGCGGCCTGGGGCGCCGGGGGCGTCGCGTTTGTGATCGGCCTGCCGTCGGCCCTATCACAGGGGGCCGTGCCCGCCCTCAGCGACCTGTCGTGGCTCGTCGGGGACCGCCTCCTCGGGCCCGCCCCTGGGGTCCTGGACGTCGTGGACTTTCTTTGGGGAAGCGTGGCGCTCGTCCTCAGCGCCGCCCTCCTGAGTGTGTTCGTGGGGTGGGTGTGGGACGCCGACGACGCCCTGGACGAATTGCGGACCGGCGACGGACACGCGATGGGGCGATGGGTCGGCCCTGTCTGGCGGGCGGCAATCAAATACGCCTTCCCCGCTACGATCCTGACCGTGCTGGTCGTCGACCTGCTCTACGGCGTGCTGTGA
- a CDS encoding alanine dehydrogenase yields MEIPSLQQGFERERGLMTQEKPLKQDDEQESLRIGVPREVGNEEQRVALAPSGTGALVANGHEVYVEEGAGHEAHFQNDEYVDAGAELVSAPDDLYERSDLIVKVGPPVEDEMELLQKGQILLSALNLGGTTAEFLHHLMRLQITGIGFEFIRDPDGTFPLVRMMHEITGSVSIQIAGRYLESNEGGKGVMLGGISGVPPATVVILGADVIGQWAARTALGYGAHVIVLDTELGSLRTLENTLDRSVTTAVASEHYLRRAVRSADVVVGAMVTGGERSPLLVTEDMVQSMAPGGVIVDAVMDQGGCIETSRPTTHSDPTYRRHDIVHYCVPNMPSNAARTASYALTHVLVPYLLRIGEAGSINEALWRDEGLRNGTYVYRQHLTKQNLASMFGMSHRDIELLIASGI; encoded by the coding sequence ATGGAGATTCCCTCTTTACAGCAGGGCTTTGAGCGTGAGCGCGGCCTCATGACGCAGGAGAAGCCCCTCAAGCAGGACGACGAGCAAGAGTCTCTCCGCATCGGCGTGCCCCGCGAGGTGGGCAACGAGGAGCAACGCGTGGCCCTGGCCCCGAGCGGGACGGGGGCCCTCGTCGCCAACGGGCACGAGGTGTACGTAGAGGAGGGCGCCGGGCACGAGGCCCATTTCCAGAACGACGAGTACGTCGACGCCGGGGCCGAACTCGTATCCGCCCCCGACGACCTCTACGAACGAAGCGATCTGATCGTGAAGGTGGGGCCGCCGGTAGAGGACGAAATGGAGCTTCTCCAGAAGGGCCAGATTCTCCTCTCGGCGCTCAATCTTGGGGGCACGACCGCCGAGTTTCTGCACCACTTGATGCGGCTGCAGATTACCGGCATCGGGTTCGAATTCATTCGCGACCCGGACGGGACATTCCCCCTCGTGCGAATGATGCACGAGATCACCGGGTCCGTGTCGATCCAGATTGCCGGGCGCTACCTGGAAAGCAACGAGGGGGGGAAGGGGGTCATGCTCGGGGGCATCTCGGGCGTCCCGCCCGCCACGGTGGTCATTCTGGGGGCCGACGTGATTGGCCAGTGGGCCGCCCGCACCGCCCTCGGCTACGGGGCGCACGTCATCGTGCTCGATACGGAACTCGGCTCCCTGCGCACCCTGGAAAACACGCTGGACCGCAGCGTCACCACGGCCGTCGCCAGCGAGCACTACCTCCGCCGGGCCGTCCGCTCGGCCGACGTGGTGGTGGGAGCCATGGTCACGGGCGGCGAGCGCTCGCCCCTCCTCGTCACGGAGGACATGGTACAGTCGATGGCCCCGGGCGGCGTCATCGTGGACGCGGTCATGGACCAGGGCGGCTGCATCGAGACGAGCCGCCCCACCACCCACTCCGACCCCACCTACCGGCGGCACGACATCGTCCACTACTGTGTGCCCAACATGCCCTCGAATGCGGCCCGGACTGCCTCGTACGCCCTCACGCACGTGCTCGTCCCCTACCTCCTCCGCATCGGCGAGGCCGGGTCCATCAACGAGGCCCTGTGGCGCGATGAGGGGCTGCGCAACGGCACGTACGTCTACCGGCAGCACCTCACGAAGCAGAACCTGGCCTCGATGTTCGGCATGAGCCACCGCGACATCGAGCTGCTCATCGCCTCGGGCATCTAG
- a CDS encoding Rossmann-like and DUF2520 domain-containing protein — translation MSRSAPIGPTAIVGAGALGTALARGLSANGHQVEAVVSRNEEDARALANRVGASVAGTTGTALPASVRLVLICVPDDAIEEVAEDLGHCDHPWGDTVVAHTSGARTAAVLDPLARQGAAPMSFHPVQTFTEETPPEAFEGIVVGIEGDDRALAVGEALAGVLGAQPLRLTPDEKARYHCAAALASNGLVALLAVVEEVLGGLKEDDSSASGAALVAPLVEHTWANLKEGRPEEVLTGPVMRGDTGTVRAHLDALERGAPHLVPVYAALSREMVRVAARGGHLSDDQAEALRSSLGTVTDADPDSER, via the coding sequence ATGTCCCGTAGCGCCCCCATCGGTCCGACTGCCATCGTAGGGGCCGGAGCTCTGGGCACGGCTCTCGCGCGAGGCCTCTCCGCAAACGGACACCAGGTTGAGGCGGTGGTGAGCCGGAACGAGGAAGACGCCCGGGCGCTGGCCAATCGGGTCGGGGCCTCCGTGGCGGGGACGACGGGAACGGCACTGCCGGCCTCCGTCCGGCTCGTGCTGATCTGCGTGCCGGACGACGCAATTGAGGAGGTGGCGGAGGACCTGGGGCACTGCGACCATCCGTGGGGGGACACCGTCGTGGCCCACACGTCCGGGGCGAGGACGGCGGCGGTCCTCGATCCCCTCGCCCGGCAGGGCGCCGCCCCCATGAGCTTCCACCCGGTGCAGACGTTTACGGAGGAGACGCCCCCCGAGGCGTTCGAAGGGATCGTCGTGGGGATCGAAGGCGACGACCGGGCCCTTGCCGTGGGGGAGGCCCTGGCCGGCGTGCTCGGGGCGCAGCCCCTCCGGCTGACGCCCGACGAGAAGGCGCGGTACCACTGTGCCGCCGCCCTCGCCTCCAACGGCCTCGTCGCGCTTCTGGCCGTCGTGGAGGAGGTGCTCGGGGGCTTGAAAGAGGACGACAGCTCGGCGTCGGGCGCCGCCCTCGTTGCGCCCCTCGTGGAGCACACGTGGGCCAACCTTAAGGAGGGGCGTCCGGAAGAGGTGCTCACCGGCCCCGTAATGCGGGGCGACACGGGCACTGTTCGGGCACACCTCGACGCGCTAGAGCGGGGAGCCCCGCACCTTGTGCCCGTTTACGCGGCCCTTTCCCGGGAGATGGTGCGTGTGGCCGCGCGAGGCGGGCACCTGTCCGACGACCAGGCAGAGGCGCTCCGCTCCTCTCTGGGAACGGTCACGGACGCCGACCCCGACTCGGAAAGGTAA
- the lysS gene encoding lysine--tRNA ligase, with amino-acid sequence MSPASSELSEQEQRRREERDALERRGIDPYPYAWDVDAHADEILDTFDDDLHQPEDGEVGGYKVSVAGRITGLRVMGGSAFFDLRDETGTIQVYVRSQDLGDDFYDEVFTELFDIGDIVGVEGFVFRTGMGEVTVRAADEFQLLAKALRPLPVVKETEEETYYEVTDKEFRYRQRYVDLAVNEDVRGVFRQRSKLISTMRGFLDEQGCLEVETPVLQPVYGGASAAPFETHHNALDMPLYLRIADELYLKRLLVGGFEGVYEIGKDFRNEGLSRFHNPEFTMMECYVAYKDYRWMMDLTEDLLRTAATALHDTPTVAFEGHEIDFGGGWTRIPFFEAIEEATGFDLYRAGADRVYDVAANELGLEEVEADMGLGGLLDEIFSETVEPTLVQPTFVTDYPIELSPLAKKHREKEGLVERFELVVAGREVANAFSELNDPQDQRERFERQARQRAAEVDDDVDPEDLIDEDYLRALEYGMPPAAGLGVGIDRLTMILTGQESIRDVILFPLLRPEQ; translated from the coding sequence ATGTCCCCCGCATCCTCAGAGCTCAGTGAACAGGAACAGCGCCGACGTGAGGAGCGCGACGCGCTCGAACGGCGCGGCATCGACCCCTACCCCTACGCGTGGGACGTGGATGCCCACGCCGACGAGATCCTCGATACGTTCGACGACGACCTGCATCAGCCGGAGGATGGCGAGGTCGGGGGGTACAAGGTCTCCGTTGCCGGCCGCATCACGGGGCTTCGGGTGATGGGGGGCTCGGCGTTCTTTGACCTCCGGGACGAGACGGGCACGATTCAGGTCTACGTGCGCTCGCAGGACCTGGGCGACGACTTCTACGACGAGGTCTTTACGGAGCTGTTCGACATCGGCGACATCGTGGGCGTCGAGGGGTTCGTCTTCCGGACGGGGATGGGGGAGGTGACCGTCCGGGCCGCCGACGAATTTCAGTTGCTGGCGAAGGCCCTGCGGCCGTTGCCGGTGGTGAAGGAGACCGAGGAGGAGACCTATTACGAGGTGACGGACAAGGAATTCCGGTACCGGCAGCGGTACGTCGACCTCGCAGTGAACGAGGACGTGCGGGGCGTCTTTCGGCAGCGGTCCAAGCTCATCTCCACGATGCGCGGCTTTCTGGACGAGCAGGGCTGTTTAGAGGTGGAGACGCCCGTCCTTCAGCCTGTATACGGCGGGGCGTCGGCCGCCCCGTTCGAGACGCACCACAACGCGCTCGACATGCCGCTCTACCTCCGCATCGCGGACGAGCTGTACCTGAAGCGGCTGTTGGTGGGGGGCTTTGAGGGGGTCTACGAGATCGGGAAGGACTTTCGGAATGAGGGCCTGAGCCGGTTCCACAATCCGGAGTTCACCATGATGGAGTGCTACGTGGCCTACAAGGACTACCGGTGGATGATGGACCTGACGGAGGACCTTCTCCGCACGGCCGCCACTGCGCTGCACGACACGCCCACGGTGGCCTTCGAGGGACACGAGATCGACTTCGGGGGGGGATGGACACGAATTCCGTTCTTCGAAGCCATCGAGGAGGCGACCGGCTTCGACCTGTACCGGGCCGGGGCCGATCGGGTCTACGACGTGGCGGCGAACGAACTGGGGCTGGAGGAGGTCGAGGCCGACATGGGCCTTGGCGGGCTCCTCGACGAGATCTTCAGCGAAACGGTGGAGCCGACGCTCGTCCAACCCACCTTCGTGACCGATTATCCGATTGAGCTGAGCCCCCTCGCCAAAAAGCACCGCGAGAAGGAGGGGCTCGTGGAGCGGTTCGAGCTCGTGGTGGCGGGGCGTGAGGTGGCCAACGCCTTTAGCGAGCTCAACGACCCGCAGGATCAGCGCGAGCGGTTTGAGCGGCAGGCGCGCCAACGCGCCGCGGAGGTGGACGATGATGTGGATCCGGAAGACTTGATCGATGAGGATTACCTCCGGGCCCTGGAGTACGGCATGCCGCCTGCGGCCGGGCTGGGCGTCGGCATCGACCGCCTCACCATGATCCTTACTGGGCAGGAGTCGATCCGCGACGTCATTCTCTTCCCCCTGCTCCGCCCCGAGCAGTAG
- a CDS encoding PKD domain-containing protein — MMNTNISSNAHSLSSLWAPLLLIVGGLFLAGCGATAPVVQSVSGPDTLETDETGTFEASINEAEADDPLTYTWEFGDGATGSGLLTNHSYSSTGQYAIRFQASNEGGSDSDTISVRVVPPPQPASITSINATPNPVDEGETVRFSSNVQGDTPVSRSWSFGDGSSSMSQSPTHTYEEPGQYTARLEASNDVGEDTRTVTVRVNRVLPEICTTVSEMNSAFFDRNSSTLTEEGEESLQENADILSDCPNLSVQVEGFAAPGERNVQSLSEDRAEAVSSFYQNNGVPGSRIMTSGQGQVEGITSKKGGTRQYRRADSLPQREDDGM; from the coding sequence ATGATGAACACCAATATCTCTTCGAACGCGCATTCTCTCTCTTCACTCTGGGCCCCTCTTCTCCTCATTGTCGGGGGACTGTTTCTCGCCGGGTGTGGAGCGACCGCCCCCGTCGTGCAGTCGGTAAGCGGCCCCGACACCCTCGAGACTGACGAGACCGGCACGTTCGAAGCCTCAATCAATGAGGCGGAGGCCGACGACCCCCTGACCTACACCTGGGAGTTCGGCGACGGCGCGACGGGCTCCGGACTGCTGACGAATCACAGCTACAGCTCCACCGGGCAGTACGCCATCCGGTTCCAGGCGAGCAACGAAGGAGGCTCCGACTCGGACACCATCTCCGTGCGCGTGGTCCCGCCGCCCCAGCCCGCCTCCATCACCTCGATCAACGCGACGCCTAACCCCGTCGACGAAGGCGAGACGGTGCGCTTCAGCAGCAACGTGCAGGGGGACACGCCCGTGTCACGGAGCTGGAGCTTCGGGGACGGCTCCTCGTCGATGAGCCAGTCGCCCACCCACACCTACGAGGAGCCGGGACAGTACACCGCGCGCCTGGAGGCGTCCAACGATGTGGGGGAGGACACCCGAACGGTGACCGTCCGCGTCAACCGCGTGCTCCCGGAGATCTGCACCACCGTGAGCGAGATGAACTCGGCCTTCTTCGATCGCAACTCCAGCACGCTGACCGAGGAAGGAGAGGAAAGTCTTCAGGAAAACGCCGACATCCTCTCCGACTGCCCGAACCTGAGCGTGCAGGTTGAAGGCTTCGCCGCGCCGGGCGAGCGCAACGTGCAGTCGCTCTCGGAGGATCGAGCCGAGGCCGTGTCCAGCTTCTACCAGAACAACGGCGTGCCCGGCTCCCGCATCATGACCAGTGGTCAGGGCCAGGTTGAAGGCATCACCTCGAAGAAGGGCGGCACGCGGCAGTACCGCCGCGCCGACTCGCTGCCGCAGCGTGAAGACGACGGCATGTAG
- the rpsT gene encoding 30S ribosomal protein S20, whose translation MPRHESAKKRMRQNEKRQKRNKSQKSRVRTKIKTLRSLDDKEEAEELLNDVKGDLDRLAAKGIIHENKAANRKSKLEKHVDALE comes from the coding sequence ATGCCCCGACACGAATCTGCAAAGAAGCGCATGCGGCAAAATGAAAAGCGCCAGAAGCGCAACAAGTCGCAGAAGAGCCGCGTCCGCACGAAAATTAAAACCCTCCGCTCCCTAGACGACAAGGAAGAAGCCGAAGAACTCCTCAACGACGTGAAGGGCGACCTGGACCGTCTGGCCGCCAAAGGCATCATCCACGAGAACAAAGCCGCCAACCGGAAGAGCAAGCTCGAAAAGCACGTGGATGCCCTGGAGTAG
- a CDS encoding M23 family metallopeptidase gives MWSFFADLVQKVGTEQTIVVMDAEGVGKTRRHHVRPSRMVAMWGGSLAAAGLLAALLVAFTPLRTQIPGYGTEEMKESARLNTLRVRALQDSLAAQRDYIQRLRRLITGRVEPAPPSDGARSESGSGGGAVATGDAGPPASEGPSGASARNAHQQPAFAPSPRSGAAASAPGGLSFPLSPPVANGFPTRGFDVATGHYGIDVAVSEGDYVRSVGDGYVVWADWAQDGGYTIAVQHAGGYLSVYKHNKRLLKQLGDRVTAQEPVAVTGNTGAVTTGPHLHFELWQNGLAQGPDAYIAGW, from the coding sequence ATGTGGTCGTTCTTCGCGGATCTCGTCCAAAAGGTGGGCACCGAGCAAACCATCGTCGTCATGGACGCGGAGGGGGTGGGCAAGACGCGACGCCATCACGTTCGCCCGTCGCGCATGGTCGCGATGTGGGGGGGGAGCCTGGCGGCGGCCGGTCTCCTCGCGGCCCTTCTGGTCGCATTTACACCACTGCGTACCCAGATTCCGGGCTATGGAACGGAGGAAATGAAGGAGAGCGCCCGCCTCAATACCCTTCGTGTGCGGGCCCTTCAGGATTCACTCGCCGCCCAGCGGGACTACATCCAGCGCCTTCGTCGACTCATCACCGGTCGGGTTGAGCCGGCGCCCCCCTCCGACGGAGCCCGTTCGGAATCTGGGTCGGGAGGGGGGGCAGTGGCAACGGGGGACGCGGGGCCCCCAGCGAGCGAGGGACCGTCCGGCGCATCCGCCCGGAACGCCCACCAGCAACCGGCCTTCGCACCGAGTCCCCGTTCGGGCGCCGCCGCGAGCGCCCCTGGGGGCCTTTCGTTTCCCCTCTCGCCCCCGGTCGCGAACGGGTTTCCGACTCGAGGCTTCGACGTGGCAACCGGGCACTACGGCATCGACGTCGCAGTGTCCGAGGGCGATTACGTCCGGTCCGTGGGGGACGGGTACGTCGTCTGGGCCGACTGGGCGCAGGACGGCGGCTACACGATTGCGGTTCAGCATGCCGGTGGATACCTTTCGGTCTACAAGCATAACAAACGCTTGCTCAAACAGCTGGGCGACCGGGTGACGGCCCAAGAGCCGGTCGCGGTAACCGGAAACACGGGCGCCGTGACGACCGGCCCTCACCTACACTTTGAGCTCTGGCAGAATGGCCTTGCCCAGGGGCCGGACGCCTATATCGCAGGCTGGTAG
- a CDS encoding bactofilin family protein — translation MANQTRTVQDQVNLVGEGTVFEGTVRAKSDVRASGRIVGTLEVDGKTMIAEEGEVEGEIIATNVEIAGQVQGEIYVDERLVLKSTAQVDGTIETDRLVVEEGAEFTGECEMGTTLSESKAPSGEASWERDSVRSERSEAEDPEPSGEAAEA, via the coding sequence ATGGCTAACCAGACACGCACCGTTCAGGATCAGGTGAATCTCGTCGGCGAAGGCACGGTCTTCGAGGGAACCGTGCGGGCGAAAAGTGACGTCCGCGCCAGTGGGCGCATCGTGGGGACCCTCGAGGTCGATGGCAAAACAATGATTGCCGAAGAGGGAGAGGTAGAGGGGGAGATCATCGCGACCAACGTCGAGATTGCCGGGCAGGTACAGGGCGAGATTTACGTGGACGAGCGTCTGGTCCTCAAGAGCACCGCCCAGGTGGACGGGACGATCGAGACGGATCGCTTGGTCGTGGAAGAGGGGGCGGAGTTCACGGGGGAGTGCGAGATGGGCACCACCCTTTCTGAAAGCAAGGCGCCCTCTGGGGAGGCGAGTTGGGAGCGCGACTCCGTTCGCTCCGAGCGATCTGAGGCCGAAGACCCGGAGCCGTCGGGCGAGGCAGCTGAGGCGTAG
- a CDS encoding AtpZ/AtpI family protein, translating to MSRSEDRAHAESDEAPTDRPGASRADDEGSAQEGGPWRRALRDIAPYLDLGWRLMGVAAFPPLIGAYVDWQLQTAPWGLFVGAAIGLVGSGLQLRRLQHEFRS from the coding sequence ATGAGTCGTTCAGAAGACCGGGCTCACGCTGAATCGGACGAGGCGCCGACCGACCGCCCCGGCGCTTCCCGGGCCGACGACGAGGGCTCCGCGCAGGAGGGGGGACCGTGGAGGCGTGCCCTTCGTGACATCGCCCCGTATCTCGACCTGGGCTGGCGCCTCATGGGGGTGGCCGCCTTTCCGCCCCTCATTGGAGCGTACGTTGACTGGCAACTCCAGACCGCCCCCTGGGGGTTGTTCGTCGGGGCGGCGATTGGGCTCGTGGGGTCCGGGCTCCAGCTCCGACGGCTTCAGCACGAATTCCGCTCTTGA
- the atpB gene encoding F0F1 ATP synthase subunit A: protein MSLALPAAPAKAADGELTLEGIVNNTILGHAEDGYYLNLKPFAQVELPRIMLVRTADGALTLEAYGSTKGLLQNGPYGLAAHGDEGEGHAGPITASAELAEAIEAKEHLHSTAVRTSGEVVADLSISRHLIFGLLAMLIVLGVFIALAQRYKKEHDRPEAPKGVFQNMMEVLVVFVRDEIAKPNIPDGKWRTFLPYLLTAFFFILVANILGLVPFAGAATSNIAVTGVMAIMTFSIVLLYGSSDYYKELLTGPPDAPVLIRIILVPIEIIGLVMRHLALAIRLFANMMGGSLIIFSLIGLVFMMNVIMGEAAAWSTTVISIGFTVFILLLKLLVAFIQAYVFTILSALFIGMAVEEHHPDGEEAAEPDVGLDGRVEDRLDAVEDKMEDRVQPTTA, encoded by the coding sequence ATGAGTCTGGCACTGCCCGCGGCGCCTGCGAAGGCCGCGGACGGAGAGCTGACCCTTGAGGGCATCGTCAACAACACCATCCTCGGGCACGCCGAGGACGGCTACTACCTCAACCTCAAGCCGTTTGCGCAGGTTGAGCTTCCGCGCATCATGCTCGTCCGCACGGCGGACGGCGCACTGACCCTCGAAGCGTACGGAAGCACGAAAGGGCTCCTGCAAAACGGACCGTATGGCCTGGCCGCCCACGGGGACGAAGGGGAAGGGCATGCCGGTCCGATTACGGCGTCGGCGGAGCTCGCAGAAGCCATTGAGGCGAAGGAGCACCTCCACAGCACGGCGGTCCGCACCAGTGGGGAGGTCGTCGCGGACCTCTCCATTTCTCGGCATCTCATCTTCGGGCTGCTGGCGATGCTCATCGTGCTGGGGGTCTTCATTGCCCTGGCACAGCGCTACAAAAAGGAGCACGACCGACCCGAGGCCCCCAAGGGCGTCTTTCAGAATATGATGGAGGTCCTGGTCGTTTTCGTCCGCGACGAAATCGCGAAGCCCAACATTCCGGACGGAAAGTGGCGCACGTTTCTGCCCTACCTGCTGACGGCCTTCTTCTTCATCCTCGTCGCCAATATTCTGGGGCTCGTGCCGTTTGCGGGGGCGGCCACGTCCAACATCGCGGTGACGGGGGTGATGGCCATCATGACGTTCTCCATCGTGCTTCTCTACGGCTCGTCCGACTACTACAAGGAGCTGCTGACCGGGCCGCCGGACGCCCCTGTTCTCATTCGGATCATCCTGGTGCCCATCGAGATCATCGGTCTCGTAATGCGGCACCTTGCCCTCGCCATTCGTCTGTTTGCGAACATGATGGGCGGATCGCTCATCATCTTCAGCCTCATCGGGCTGGTCTTCATGATGAACGTGATCATGGGGGAGGCGGCGGCCTGGTCGACCACCGTCATTAGCATAGGATTCACCGTCTTCATCTTGTTGCTCAAGCTGCTCGTTGCCTTCATTCAGGCGTACGTATTCACCATTCTCTCGGCCCTCTTCATCGGAATGGCCGTGGAGGAGCATCACCCCGACGGTGAGGAGGCGGCTGAGCCCGACGTCGGCCTCGACGGCCGGGTTGAAGACCGCCTCGACGCCGTGGAAGACAAGATGGAGGACCGCGTGCAGCCGACGACGGCCTAA